Within Blastocatellia bacterium, the genomic segment TGCTCCGGTGGGCGGGAGTGAGACGACCGGTGCAGATGTTAAGCGGGGCATCTCCCGGACATATCGAGGTGAGAACCGCGACAACAGCTCACGACAATCTCGTTTTCATCTTCAATCACGGGAACGATCCGGCGGAACCCACCGTTGGCCTGGAATTGCCGGCGGGGACGTATGAGGCCCGGAATCTCGTCACCAAGGAAGCTATCGGTGTAACGCACGAGCGTGGACTTTTGCTGATGACGGTTCGAGTCGGCGGAAACGATGTCTCAGTCATTCACGTGAAGCGGAAATAGAGCGAGACTGTGAATCAGATGAGGTTCCCGTGCGACGGAGCGACCTTTACTAATCCGACTCACGCCGATGGCGAGTTCACGCCCGTCGGAAATTGTTTTTCAAATTCCCAGGAATCGGCTATCATGGGTGCATGATTCGACACATCGTGCTCTTCAAATTCAAAGACGAGGTTCCGCCCGAGGAGCGGAGAGCCTTCATCGCGCGGCTTAAGCAGCTTCCCCAGCAGATCGCGGAGATCAAGGAGTTCGAGGTCGGTGAGGACATCACGCGAGCAGCACGGTCGTATGACCTGGCGCTGGTTGCCACCTATGAGGATGAAGAGGCTCTGCGACGTTATGCCGAACATCCCGACCATCTGCCCGTTGTGGAACTGGCGCGGCAGCTCTGTCAACACATCGTGTCAGTGGATTATGCTTGCAATCCTCCTCCCCAAAGCGCGTCCTCGTTGCCAACAGCATAATGGGGGAATCAGATGGTGGGGATGAGAGGACTTGAACCTCCACGGACTTGCGTCCACAGCGTCCTGAGCGCTGCGCGTCTGCCAGTTCCGCCACATCCCCACGCGCAGGCTTAATTATATTATTGGCCCTCCGCCGGATCGTCAAGCGATACCTCGGTGAAGGCAGCGAAAAGATCACCATAAGACCGTTCTCCTTCCAAGGTCAAATCACTTGTTTCTGCTTGATCCACCAGACTTCATCGGTGTCCGGAGGGGTCAGTTCCCGAGATGAGCGGGCCAGAGGCAAGGGGCAAGCAGCCGTCGTCCGACGTGAGTGGAGCGGCGATGATCTCCTTTCCCCCTCCGTCGCTGCTCGCGTTTGAGCGAGTGATGGAGCGACGAGGACGCCTCTCTGCCGGTTAGTCCCGGACAATGCC encodes:
- a CDS encoding Dabb family protein, producing the protein MIRHIVLFKFKDEVPPEERRAFIARLKQLPQQIAEIKEFEVGEDITRAARSYDLALVATYEDEEALRRYAEHPDHLPVVELARQLCQHIVSVDYACNPPPQSASSLPTA